A genomic window from Halogeometricum borinquense DSM 11551 includes:
- a CDS encoding SRPBCC family protein, whose protein sequence is MATYTRCTRIGAPLSTIWEFHSDESGLEALTPDWMGLDIVSVRGPDGTLDPETLDAGSKIRMSMRPFDVGPAQRWTSHIVARELDDYTAMFRDEMIGGPFKKWVHTHRFYADGEKTLMEDHVEYEFPGGGVGRAVSPLGIIGLEPMFRQRHAKTKALLE, encoded by the coding sequence ATGGCTACGTACACGCGCTGTACCCGAATCGGCGCACCGCTATCTACGATCTGGGAATTTCACTCGGACGAGTCCGGATTGGAGGCGCTGACACCCGACTGGATGGGCCTCGATATCGTCTCCGTCCGCGGGCCAGACGGGACACTCGACCCAGAGACGTTGGACGCGGGGTCGAAAATACGAATGTCGATGCGACCGTTCGACGTCGGTCCGGCACAGCGATGGACCTCACACATCGTCGCCCGCGAGTTAGACGATTACACGGCGATGTTCCGTGACGAGATGATCGGCGGACCGTTCAAGAAGTGGGTTCACACCCACCGCTTCTACGCTGACGGCGAGAAGACGCTTATGGAAGACCACGTGGAGTACGAGTTTCCGGGCGGCGGAGTCGGGCGGGCAGTATCACCGCTCGGCATCATCGGTCTCGAACCGATGTTTCGACAGCGACACGCGAAGACGAAAGCGTTGCTTGAGTGA
- a CDS encoding 7-carboxy-7-deazaguanine synthase QueE produces the protein MPVTSHVERPDDTPDGPALPINELFASLQGEGKLVGVPSTFVRTSGCNLRCWFCDSYHTSWEPTHAWMGVDEIVSAVTARDPDHVVLTGGEPLIHDETAPLLERLAEHGYHVTVETNGTLVPDAPIDLASISPKLSTSTPTPENAPDGVDVGEWEARHEESRINLDSLATLVERHEFQLKFVVTGPEDMPEIENLVADLRGVADAEIHDDDVLLMPEGQTREKLAATRNVVADLALEYGYRYTPRLHVDLWNDAPET, from the coding sequence ATGCCCGTCACCTCACACGTCGAACGGCCCGACGACACGCCCGACGGTCCGGCGTTGCCGATCAACGAACTGTTCGCCTCCTTGCAGGGTGAGGGGAAACTCGTCGGCGTTCCGAGTACGTTCGTTCGGACCAGCGGCTGTAACCTCCGGTGTTGGTTCTGCGACTCCTATCATACCTCGTGGGAGCCAACGCACGCGTGGATGGGCGTCGATGAAATTGTGAGTGCGGTCACCGCACGCGATCCGGACCACGTCGTTCTCACGGGCGGCGAACCGTTGATTCACGACGAGACCGCACCGCTTCTCGAACGCCTCGCAGAGCACGGCTACCACGTCACCGTCGAGACGAACGGGACGCTCGTTCCCGACGCGCCTATCGACCTGGCGTCGATCAGTCCGAAGCTTTCAACGTCCACGCCGACCCCGGAGAACGCGCCCGACGGCGTGGATGTCGGCGAGTGGGAAGCACGACACGAGGAGTCCCGAATCAATCTCGACAGCCTCGCCACGCTGGTCGAACGGCACGAGTTTCAGTTGAAGTTCGTCGTCACCGGTCCCGAGGATATGCCCGAGATCGAGAATCTCGTCGCGGACCTGCGCGGCGTCGCTGACGCCGAGATTCACGATGACGACGTGCTTCTCATGCCCGAAGGACAGACCCGCGAGAAGTTGGCGGCGACCCGGAACGTCGTTGCCGACCTCGCACTCGAATACGGCTATCGCTACACTCCGCGTCTCCACGTTGATTTGTGGAACGACGCACCCGAGACGTAA
- a CDS encoding DMT family transporter: protein MSRDPPVSPFVGLVVAVLAVSASAILVRYSEAPSLVKALYRVVFTVSLLAPVAFARSREELRELPRRDLLWAGVAGVALAVHFASWFESLAWTSVAASVTLVQAQPLFVAIGAWALLDERITRGVAVGIAVALFGMATMTLGDLFIPDIARALAVLPGLESLATLSTAGSAETTLAGEAPLYGDALALVGAVTAAAYVLAGRSLRQRISLIPYVTVVYTVCALVLLGFTLARGHPLFDYAAREWVLFVAMAVGPGVFGHTVLNWALGYVESSVVSVSLLGEPIGSTALALILLSEIPTPMTIFGGAVVLIGIYLTTVRKQADEAVETRQMLLVRRLTDARLPSRLPILILVSKLIFQSQR, encoded by the coding sequence GTGTCGCGCGACCCTCCCGTCTCGCCGTTCGTTGGCCTCGTCGTCGCCGTTCTCGCGGTCAGCGCGAGCGCGATTCTCGTCCGGTACAGCGAGGCTCCGAGTCTCGTGAAGGCGCTTTACCGGGTGGTGTTTACGGTGAGTCTCCTCGCGCCCGTCGCGTTCGCGCGTTCCCGCGAGGAACTCCGCGAGTTGCCGCGTCGAGACCTCCTTTGGGCCGGCGTTGCGGGCGTCGCGCTCGCCGTTCACTTCGCCTCGTGGTTCGAGAGTTTAGCGTGGACCAGCGTCGCTGCCAGCGTCACCCTCGTACAGGCGCAACCGCTGTTCGTCGCCATCGGCGCGTGGGCGCTCCTCGACGAACGTATCACGCGCGGCGTCGCTGTCGGCATCGCTGTCGCGCTTTTTGGGATGGCGACGATGACACTCGGTGATCTGTTCATCCCCGATATCGCACGCGCACTCGCCGTCCTGCCGGGACTGGAGAGTCTCGCGACGCTGTCCACCGCGGGGAGTGCGGAGACGACACTGGCAGGCGAGGCACCGCTCTACGGTGACGCGCTCGCGCTCGTCGGTGCGGTGACGGCCGCCGCCTACGTCCTCGCGGGCCGGTCGCTCCGCCAACGCATCTCGCTGATTCCCTACGTGACGGTCGTTTACACCGTCTGCGCGCTCGTTCTCCTCGGATTCACTCTCGCCCGCGGCCACCCGCTGTTCGACTACGCGGCCCGCGAGTGGGTACTGTTCGTCGCTATGGCCGTCGGTCCCGGCGTGTTCGGGCACACAGTGCTCAACTGGGCACTGGGCTACGTCGAGTCCAGCGTCGTCTCGGTATCCCTTCTCGGTGAGCCGATTGGGAGTACTGCTCTCGCCCTCATTCTCTTATCTGAGATCCCCACACCGATGACGATTTTCGGTGGGGCTGTCGTCTTAATCGGCATCTATCTGACTACCGTCCGAAAACAGGCGGATGAAGCTGTTGAAACGAGACAAATGCTCCTAGTCAGACGTTTGACTGACGCCCGTCTGCCAAGCCGTCTCCCGATACTCATTCTAGTATCAAAATTGATATTCCAGTCACAACGCTGA
- the thiC gene encoding phosphomethylpyrimidine synthase ThiC has translation MTTQFQHARDGETTDAMRRVAERENVSPEFVREEVAAGHAVIPANHNHASLDPMIIGEAFSTKVNANIGNSEETSSREEELKKLHMAIHHGADTVMDLSTGQNLDDVREANVRYSPVPVGTVPIYEAVKQVDDPDDITHELLLDVIRKQAEQGVDYMTIHAGVLMEHLPLTDGRKTGIVSRGGSILAKWMEENAMQNPLYVHFEEICEVFAEYDVTFSLGDGLRPGCIADAGDEAQYAELETLGELVGIARDHGVQAMVEGPGHVPLDMVAEQVEREREVCDGAPFYLLGPLVTDIAPGYDHITSAIGATEAARAGAAMLCYVTPKEHLGLPDAEDVRDGLAAYRIAAHAGDVAAGLPGARDWDDALSEARYAFDWRRQFDLALDPERAQDYHDQTLPGDNYKEARFCSMCGVEFCSMRIDQDARDADGEMEHIEDETDLDDSSAAEVNLPPVGTHDTSRVPELPDFLREIHDADARSGASADD, from the coding sequence ATGACGACGCAGTTCCAACACGCGAGAGACGGCGAGACGACAGACGCGATGCGGCGAGTCGCAGAACGTGAGAACGTCTCCCCGGAGTTCGTCCGCGAGGAGGTGGCGGCCGGGCACGCGGTCATTCCGGCGAACCACAATCACGCGTCGCTTGACCCGATGATTATCGGTGAAGCGTTCTCGACAAAAGTGAACGCGAACATCGGGAACAGCGAGGAGACGAGTTCGCGCGAGGAGGAACTGAAAAAACTCCACATGGCGATTCACCACGGTGCGGACACGGTGATGGACCTCTCGACGGGGCAGAATCTCGACGATGTCCGCGAGGCCAACGTCCGCTACTCGCCCGTTCCGGTCGGAACCGTCCCCATCTACGAGGCGGTCAAGCAGGTCGATGATCCGGACGATATCACGCACGAACTCCTCCTCGACGTGATTCGTAAGCAGGCCGAACAGGGCGTTGACTACATGACTATCCACGCGGGCGTCCTGATGGAACACCTGCCGCTCACGGACGGCCGGAAGACGGGAATCGTCTCACGCGGCGGATCGATTCTCGCAAAGTGGATGGAAGAAAACGCGATGCAGAACCCGCTGTACGTCCACTTCGAGGAGATCTGTGAGGTGTTCGCGGAGTACGACGTGACGTTCAGCCTCGGTGACGGCCTCCGACCGGGATGTATCGCTGATGCCGGCGACGAAGCGCAGTACGCCGAGTTGGAGACGCTCGGCGAACTTGTTGGCATCGCCCGCGACCACGGCGTGCAGGCGATGGTCGAAGGACCGGGACACGTTCCTCTCGACATGGTCGCAGAACAGGTCGAACGCGAACGCGAAGTCTGCGACGGCGCGCCGTTCTACCTCCTCGGTCCTCTCGTGACCGACATCGCGCCGGGCTACGACCACATCACCAGCGCAATCGGTGCGACGGAGGCCGCACGCGCGGGCGCGGCGATGCTCTGCTACGTCACGCCGAAAGAACACCTTGGTCTTCCAGACGCCGAGGACGTGCGTGACGGTCTCGCGGCCTATCGCATCGCGGCGCACGCGGGCGACGTGGCCGCAGGTCTGCCCGGCGCACGCGACTGGGACGACGCTCTCTCAGAAGCGCGGTACGCGTTCGACTGGCGGCGACAGTTCGACCTAGCCTTAGACCCGGAACGCGCACAGGATTATCACGACCAGACGCTCCCCGGAGACAACTACAAAGAAGCACGCTTCTGCTCGATGTGCGGCGTGGAGTTCTGTTCGATGCGTATCGACCAAGACGCCAGAGACGCCGACGGCGAGATGGAACACATCGAGGACGAGACCGACCTCGACGACTCCTCGGCCGCCGAGGTGAATCTCCCGCCCGTCGGAACGCACGACACCTCTCGCGTGCCCGAACTGCCCGACTTCCTCCGCGAGATTCACGACGCCGACGCACGGTCTGGAGCGAGCGCCGACGACTAA
- a CDS encoding 6-pyruvoyl trahydropterin synthase family protein: protein MPENALESEQSHNGSAGDSSLAARAGERVLRIGADRPIRISAGHRLMHHDGKCSRPHGHNYEISVEVTGQLTDEGWIVDKGEVTTVIDEWDHRFLVETGDPLVSAFEASGDADSLVVLDAPPTAEVMAVLLEDKLRARLPDSVSDVAVEVRETGELCASY, encoded by the coding sequence ATGCCCGAGAACGCCCTGGAGTCCGAACAGAGTCACAACGGTTCGGCCGGTGACTCCTCGCTCGCCGCGCGGGCGGGCGAACGCGTCCTCCGAATCGGGGCCGACCGCCCCATCCGAATCAGTGCCGGACACCGCCTCATGCACCACGATGGAAAGTGCAGTCGGCCGCACGGCCACAACTACGAAATCTCCGTCGAAGTAACCGGCCAACTCACCGACGAAGGATGGATCGTGGACAAAGGCGAGGTGACCACTGTCATAGACGAGTGGGACCACCGATTCCTCGTGGAGACGGGTGATCCCCTCGTCTCGGCGTTCGAAGCCAGCGGCGACGCCGACTCGCTGGTCGTTCTCGACGCGCCGCCGACGGCCGAGGTGATGGCCGTTCTTCTCGAAGACAAACTTCGGGCCCGACTCCCCGATTCGGTTTCGGATGTCGCCGTCGAGGTGCGCGAGACGGGCGAACTCTGCGCGAGTTACTAG
- the queC gene encoding 7-cyano-7-deazaguanine synthase QueC — MTDSDDRQTAVVLLSGGMDSATTAYEAKARGYDLYCLHTSYGQKTETKEYDCATQLAEELDAEEFLHIETDHLSDIGASSLTDDEIDVEDADMDAEEIPTSYVPFRNANLLSMAVSFAEANDCDAVFVGAHSEDYAGYPDCRPEFFEAFEAMVDTGTKPETNIDIEVPFVTDSKTDIAQRGRELDVPFEHTWSCYRAEEPACGTCDSCAYRLQAFRNVGMRDPIPYAERPEYAESE; from the coding sequence ATGACCGATTCCGACGACCGACAGACCGCCGTCGTCCTCCTCTCCGGTGGCATGGACAGTGCGACGACCGCCTACGAGGCGAAAGCCCGCGGCTACGACCTCTACTGCCTGCACACCTCGTACGGCCAGAAGACCGAGACCAAAGAGTACGACTGCGCGACGCAACTCGCCGAGGAACTCGACGCCGAGGAGTTCCTCCACATCGAGACGGATCACCTCTCGGATATCGGCGCATCCAGCCTCACGGACGACGAAATCGACGTGGAAGATGCCGATATGGACGCCGAGGAGATTCCGACCTCGTACGTCCCGTTCCGAAACGCCAATCTCCTCTCGATGGCCGTTTCCTTCGCCGAGGCGAACGACTGCGACGCCGTGTTCGTCGGCGCGCATTCGGAGGACTACGCGGGCTACCCCGACTGCCGACCCGAGTTCTTCGAGGCGTTCGAGGCGATGGTCGATACCGGGACGAAACCCGAGACGAACATCGACATCGAAGTCCCGTTCGTCACTGACTCGAAGACGGACATCGCTCAGCGGGGCCGCGAACTCGACGTTCCGTTCGAGCACACGTGGTCTTGCTACCGCGCCGAGGAACCCGCCTGCGGAACCTGCGACTCCTGCGCGTACCGCTTGCAGGCGTTCCGGAACGTCGGCATGCGCGACCCGATTCCGTACGCGGAGCGTCCCGAGTACGCCGAGTCCGAGTAG
- a CDS encoding acyl-CoA thioesterase gives MTEFAYESKLDVRFRDLDPVGHVNNAVYATYCEQARIDYFQDALKVEGSDVNTVLANVEINYRKPIEGLGELTIALGVSEVGNTSFEMEYELSFEDEVVATASSVQVVIDPETKEPAPIPNEWRERIENFDI, from the coding sequence CGTTTCCGCGACCTCGATCCGGTGGGGCACGTGAACAACGCCGTTTACGCGACCTACTGCGAACAGGCGCGAATCGACTACTTCCAGGACGCACTGAAAGTCGAGGGTTCCGACGTGAACACGGTTCTTGCGAACGTCGAGATAAACTACCGAAAACCGATAGAAGGTCTCGGCGAACTCACTATTGCCCTTGGCGTTAGTGAGGTCGGAAACACGTCATTCGAGATGGAATACGAACTCTCCTTCGAGGACGAAGTCGTCGCCACCGCCTCCTCCGTCCAGGTCGTCATCGATCCCGAGACGAAGGAACCAGCACCCATTCCGAATGAGTGGCGCGAGCGAATCGAGAACTTCGATATCTGA
- a CDS encoding hybrid sensor histidine kinase/response regulator, translated as MPSLRKGISVLYVDDEPELSSLVATYLEREAADVHLSVETATNPSDALGLLSDAQDDFDCIVSDYEMPEMNGLELLRAVRATRPNLPFILYTGKGSEEVARDAFRVGATDYMQKTTGTDQYAVLANRVVNAVSRNRAEEATERYDSVFEALETAVYVVDESGQFVSVDDVFVELIGYDRETILGNHVSSLSPDDEQKIRDELDRLFAKDGVETTRFETDVCTASKERIHCIATMSFKSFEGGAQRVVGTLHGVTEQRGQQERDQYLARLKDAVLDTSTTLMSAEVDEIGTKIHWTLQSLGEFADVDGAAVYSYDSDVDALQKTHEWTIDDQFPLPSTVRGDDWTWFLERLRCFENVRATDASTLSPSEPEPLCLPENGSFLALPMVSNWSLVGAVTLMSTTSRQWSDKEVSLFGTAADMLSYTLERQQRERQLRQQNERLEEFASVVSHDLRNPMNVVDGFMELARDTGDVSHLDRAMDALDRMDALVNDVLELARQGRTVGETSPVDLTGVVRRAWSAVETGEATLELDDDLATVSADASRLTQVFENLVRNAVEHGGDDVTISVGPLPQTPGFYVEDDGPGIPEADRSAVFEQGHTTSEDGSGFGLSIVEGIVEAHGWTIGVTEGSDGGARFEIITAPHTQTFSQPHAN; from the coding sequence ATGCCGTCGCTCCGGAAGGGCATCTCTGTGCTTTACGTCGACGATGAGCCGGAGCTTTCCTCACTTGTTGCGACATATCTCGAACGAGAGGCGGCCGACGTACATCTCTCGGTCGAGACGGCGACGAATCCCAGTGACGCACTGGGCCTCTTGAGCGATGCTCAGGACGACTTCGACTGTATCGTCAGCGACTACGAGATGCCCGAGATGAACGGTCTTGAACTGCTCCGCGCCGTGCGTGCGACGCGACCGAATCTGCCGTTCATCCTCTATACGGGCAAAGGCTCCGAGGAGGTCGCGCGCGACGCATTTCGCGTCGGTGCGACCGACTATATGCAGAAGACCACCGGGACCGACCAGTACGCGGTGTTGGCCAACCGTGTCGTCAACGCCGTTTCGAGAAACCGAGCCGAGGAAGCAACCGAACGGTACGATAGCGTGTTTGAAGCGCTCGAAACCGCCGTCTACGTGGTCGATGAGTCCGGCCAGTTCGTCTCGGTTGACGACGTGTTCGTCGAGTTGATCGGATACGACCGCGAGACGATTCTCGGCAATCACGTCTCCAGTCTCTCCCCGGACGACGAACAGAAGATACGAGACGAACTCGATCGGCTGTTCGCAAAGGACGGTGTAGAGACCACCCGGTTCGAGACAGACGTGTGTACCGCCTCCAAAGAGCGCATCCACTGCATCGCCACCATGTCGTTCAAGTCGTTCGAAGGCGGCGCACAGCGCGTTGTCGGGACGCTCCACGGCGTGACCGAACAACGAGGGCAACAGGAACGGGACCAGTATCTCGCCCGGCTCAAAGACGCCGTCCTCGATACGTCCACGACGCTAATGAGCGCAGAGGTGGACGAAATCGGCACGAAGATTCACTGGACGCTCCAGAGCCTCGGCGAATTCGCCGACGTCGATGGTGCGGCCGTCTACTCGTACGATTCGGACGTTGACGCGCTCCAGAAGACGCACGAGTGGACGATTGACGACCAGTTTCCGTTACCGAGTACTGTCAGAGGTGACGACTGGACGTGGTTCCTCGAACGTCTCCGTTGTTTCGAGAACGTCCGTGCCACCGACGCGAGTACGCTCTCGCCGTCGGAACCCGAGCCGTTGTGCCTCCCTGAGAATGGGAGCTTTCTCGCACTCCCGATGGTTTCGAACTGGTCGCTCGTCGGTGCTGTGACACTCATGTCCACCACTTCGCGCCAGTGGTCCGATAAGGAGGTTTCGCTGTTCGGAACGGCGGCCGACATGCTCTCGTACACGCTTGAACGACAACAGCGAGAACGCCAGCTTCGACAGCAGAACGAGCGGTTAGAGGAGTTCGCAAGTGTGGTGAGCCACGATCTGCGGAACCCGATGAACGTCGTAGATGGCTTCATGGAACTCGCTCGTGACACGGGCGACGTATCGCATCTCGACCGCGCGATGGACGCACTCGACCGGATGGACGCGCTCGTCAATGACGTTCTCGAACTCGCTCGGCAAGGCCGAACTGTTGGCGAGACATCACCGGTTGACCTTACTGGCGTCGTCAGGCGCGCGTGGTCTGCCGTCGAGACGGGCGAGGCGACGCTCGAACTGGACGACGACCTCGCGACCGTCTCGGCGGATGCGAGCCGACTGACGCAGGTCTTCGAGAACCTCGTCCGCAACGCCGTCGAACACGGTGGCGACGATGTCACCATCTCGGTCGGCCCGCTTCCCCAGACCCCCGGCTTCTACGTCGAAGATGACGGGCCGGGTATCCCGGAAGCGGACCGTTCGGCGGTCTTCGAACAGGGACACACTACCTCCGAAGATGGCTCTGGGTTCGGCCTCTCTATCGTGGAGGGAATCGTCGAAGCTCACGGGTGGACTATCGGTGTCACGGAGGGTTCCGATGGCGGTGCACGGTTCGAAATCATCACCGCACCGCACACGCAGACGTTCAGCCAGCCGCATGCGAACTGA